The DNA window GGCACCTGGAGGATGGGGTTATCCACCCCCTTTCTTTTGCATGAGCTCATAGATGCCCATGATTGGCCAGTTTAGCTGTAATtggcgcgcgcgcgagagagagagagagagagagagggagagagagagagaccatgccAACCCTCTCTCCCTGAGAGCAcagccaattttttttttttttttttccccccccctcttgctctctcaggTTCCCAGCCACTGGTAGCTGTGGCATCATCTGGGATCGAAATCACAGTCTCGAGATGATAGGGCAAATACTTTTCTGTTGCACCACTCGGGAGCCCCCGCAGTGAATTTGATGCTGTGTATTTGACACTGACCCTGTCTCCAGTGCCTGGCGGCCGGCTCTATCATCATGAACCGCGAGATCGAGAGCATGGCGATGCGCCCGCTGGCTAAAGACCTGACGCGCAGTCTGGAGGAAGTGCGCAACATCACACGTGACCAAGCACTGCGAGACCTCAACTTCTACACGGAGCGCATGAGGCACGCTCTGCGGCACTTCGACGGCCTGTTCGCCGAGTTCGAGCTCAGGTAGGCTCTCTGACGGTGAAGGTCAACACATGGGGACGACACCCTGGGCGGAGGGCTACTTTGTCAGATTATGTCACACCACAGCGTATTATGTTAAGTCATGTTGCTAACGTTGTTGGCTGTAATTGTCGTTGTAATTGAATTGTTAGTGCATTGCCAGACAGTGTGTTTCTCAcgtggtgtttgtgtggattGTGTTGTAGTTATGTGTCAGCCATGGTGCCTGTGAAATCTCCAAGAGAATACTACGTTCAGCAGGAAGTGATTGTACTCTTCTGTGAAACTGTAGAGAGGTGAGTgactgatacacacatacaagtctGTAGCAGTTGTACACTTACAAGGACTCATGCATAGATCATCTGCAAGACTGCTGTACTCCATTTTAATATTCTTGCTAACATGGGCCAGACTTGGCCTTTCTATGCCCTGGATCCAAACTTTCTCAAGAGCCCTCTTTCTAAAGATATACACACTCAGTGTTTTGTGTACCCTACTAAGGGCTGTGTGCACAGGCAACATAATTGACAGGAGGCGGACCATCTCCATGTCGAGAAGTTTCATGGTTGGTTAATGCAGGTGGACCATAACATTTTTAGTTGCTGATTCCAGAGCTCATggcagttacacacacactttctcaagCAGAGCACTCGCTTAGTGATGCCTATCCACCTGTAACTTTGGTCATTCGTATTTTGTGTGGAACAGGTTTAAATGCAATGAATGTTTTTCTCCtttgatagattttttttttttttatggctagtagtagtagtagtagtagtagtagtagtaaacGTTGTATCCTAGGCATCATAATGGCACACACTGAAATAACTTTTAGCCTTAACCTTTACCGCTGTCCTATGCGCACATGACAGACATAAGTTGTGTAAAGCCTATGCTGaaatcatatttaaatacaCCTTGTTATTATGATTTATTAAATAGCCTGctaagtttttttaaattttctgaTTGGATGATGTAATTTTTATGTTGAAgtaattcaaaaataaaaattgatgGACTTGCTGTCCATGGGCAAAAATTGGATCACTATATGAATTCAACAATTCCCTGTGTGACATTAATTTTCAAGGGCTCTAAAGCTTGACTATCTCACTCAAGACATGATCGATGACTATGAACCTGCTCTGATGTTTACAATTCCCCGACTAGCTATTGTCTGGTGAGTGATTTATTCACTTCATGCTACTCTAGATGAATGTCTCACATGAAtcagcattttcattttgcttcagtaAAACACTGTTCTGTAGGCAgttaaatttgtgtttttacgGTGTGTCATTAGTGGACTTGTGGTATATCCTGATGGACCTCTGAACCTGGAAAACAAACCAGAGGACATGTCTGAACTCTTCCGGCCTTTTCGCACTTTACTGAAGAAAATAAGGTACTTCTGTGTTCGTAGTACTTCTTGATATCTAGTATGtcaggtgtttcatagtgtttcTTGACCTGTCTAATCTCTCTCACTACAGCTTGGAGACTCCGTAAGGAGGACAAAGTACTGTTTGTGTACTGGTTAAACCACTCGGGTCTGTCTTTTGGACTTTGCTCATTTCTTTGCCTGCATGGCCTCTACAATACCTTTGTGAGCTGCAGAATAAACACATGCCACCAGCGGATCCTTGTGGTCATCAGCTCGCTTTACTGTTCCCATGGCACTTATGACAGTGTGTGACTTCAGGAGCAGCCTGCCCGTGTTCGTCTGCCTGGCCTTTAGCACAGTTATACACgctgtttttgtgttcatgttgcAGGGACCTGCTGCAGACCCTGACAGAGGAGGAGCTGACCACCCTGGAGCGCAGTCTGTGCATCTCCCAGGACGGAGAGTTTCCCAGAGGCCCCGACACCTCCTCCAGCCCAGAGCCGGCCAACCCCCCCTCCGTCGGCACCGAGAGCCAGGGGCAGGAGCCACAGAAAGAGCTGGACGGGGCAGCAGACCTCACTCCATGCAGCTCCCTGGTAGAGGAGGACGGAGAGTGGGGGGAGGATGAGGAAAAGGAGAAGGTTCTGAGTGAGGAAGTGGAGGGCACAGACGTGGACCTGGCCTGCTCCATGCAGTACGACGAGGAGGAGATCGAGCAGCTCAATATAATGGTGCACCGCGTAGGTGACCAGATGTCCACGTTGCTCTCCCCACCCAGCCAGAGGCCGTCTCCGTCTCACCAGCCGCAGACGCCCCAAGGGTCGGACCCGGGGGGGTCCGGCGCATCCTCCAGTACTGAGAGCTCCCCCCGCCACGTGCCTGGACCTTACCGGGGGGAAGATGAGCGTGTCTTCTTCATGGACGACCTGGAagggctggggggtggggggtgtagggTGGCCAGCGCAGGGGATGGCCACGAAGGACAACGAGCCGTTCCCACCTCTCCTGCGCATACCAGCCCTGCTGCTTCAACCACCTGTAACGGTTGGATGACGGCCTGTCAGTCAAATGGGTCGATCGGTAAGAGCAGCCAGTGTGATGACCCCTGCTCTGAACTCGTGGTAACCTCGGACATGTTGCCACTAGTAAATAGCTGGGCAGGGTCACAGGAGGATGGGGGGGTGGAGACCGCCGAGGTCATTGCCCATCGGACAGGGGGAATGAAGCTGTCTGCCACAGTGATTTTCAATCCGCGCTCGCCCAGTCTGTCCGACCTAGCCGTGGTCCTGCCCAATCCACCAGACAGCCCCACCGCGCCGCAGGGCGCTGCTCTGGTGGCTACGCACTGCCTGCTCAACTCTTGCGTCTGCTGTGCCGCCGGCTGTGTCGATGGCCGCGACGACCCCGTCGCCACGGAGACCGGTGCCTCTGGAGGCAGCGAGCCCGTGAGCCTTGACAAATGTAAGCTCGCAGTCACCAGCTCTGTTATCCAGTCAGCGGTGGGGTCCTCAAGTGTGGTGAAAGGAGACGCATCGATGCCCCTGCACCATCCGCCTACCCTGCAagcaggggaggaggaggaggaggaggagggagagagcctCTCCCAGTCCTCGTGCTGTGAGAAGTGCCTTGGCAGCAGTGCTAGCACCACGCCGTCCCAGGACGGAGACTCTGGGGAGAGGGGTACAGGGGATGGTTGCCCCAGTTGGGACAGAGCTTGCAAGGGGGTGACTGGCACTGGAGCAAATGAACGAGAGGACAAACGGTCCAAAGAGGAGGACAGAAAGAGCTCCAGGTGGGTGAGGGTGggactgtgggtgtgtttgaagAATGAGTGAGATCAACGCATAGtttcattcttttaatttttatgtgCTTTTTCTAGTTAGATGCTGCTTCCTGTATTTCACAGAGGTTCAAGATTGAGCCCttcttaattctttttttttctgttcctgtttttgttgCCTTGTCTGGTGGGCTGCAGCTTACTGGAGTCCCCTCCCAGTTCAGGCACCAGTAGTGATTGTGAAAGTGTGTCCGTCACCACATGCAGTCTGTCCAGTGCATGCACACCCAGGTAAACAACTCTGTTTAactatttagttattttaacattaaattctgacacacaaataaatacaccaGCTGTTGTCCTTTGGTGACCTGTctgttctgtctcactgtctgccATTCAGCTCTGGCAGTAGTCTGACCACCAGCACAGAGATGTTAGAGGATCTCGATCACCAGGAAGTTCAGATAGCCCTGCAGGCTGCCAGACTGGCTGCTCACAACAAAATACGTTCACGTTTCCATAGCAGCAGTGACCTCATCCATCGCCTGTTTGTCTGTATATCAGGTATGCGCTCACTCTGATCCTAATCGAATGCACAGTTGTTGCTGTAATGACGTCTTGGCTCTTTGTCTTCCCTTGACTGTACATCTACATATAGTATATTCCTACTGTGTGTGCCTGTAGTTTGCTGTCTGCTTTGGTGAGAATAGTCTTTTCAGTTAAACAGATAATTATCGTGGTCACTGTTAGATTTACACTATCCAGTTGAAAAAGAAAACCCTAAGGTTAAAATGTCTTGTAGCAGCACACTTTAGTTTGcctattttgttttcttgttgccCAAGTTTATATCTAAGGTTTAAAAAATATCTATATTCCGTCGTATTACACTTTCTGGAGAAAACCTGTACCATCTTAAAAACAAGTCAACCTAACTTTCACTACTTGGATTAGAGATATGGTTTCTTAAAAGCTTATCTCGTATATGACCTGTTGCCACGTTATGGCTGTATTTTcaggtggtttgtttttttttgtcttcaggTGTGGCTGATCAGTTGCAAACGAACTATGCAAGTGACCTGCGGAGCATCCTGAAGACGCTGTTCGAGGTCATGGCAACGAAGTGTGAACAGGGGGACAGCGAGAAGCAGAAGAAAGGCCAGTAACTGAGAATGAAGGGCTTTGCCGACTCACGTGGGTTTGTGGGGCCCCACGGGCCTGCGCCAGAGTGCAGAGCGTTCCGCCttgactgtctgtctgatctgttGTTCTGCAGGGTCCCGAGTGGGAAGTGCCAGACTAGAAGATTGCGCCCTCTGCCAGGAGTCTATGTCTTCATCCGAGCTCGCAGCCAAAGCTCGCAACGGCCAGTTTGAAGGTGTTCCGTCATGTCTGAAGGACAAAGAGAATGTTGCTTTAATGCACTCTGTTTAAAGCAGCAGATCGTGACGCCAGAATAGCGCCCTCTAGCTGTAGATTTCCCCCCCATCACGTggccctcctctctccccacagACCCTCCTGAGTGGGTTCCGGACGAGGCCTGCAGCTCCTGCGTCTCCTGCAAGGCTCCGTTCACCGTCATCCGGAGGAAACATCACTGTAGGAGCTGTGGGAAGGTACGGCCCGGCACGCCTGCTTCAGGCCTGACTGTGCTCCTGATTTTAAACGTGGCAGCACAGAGAAACGTGTTTCAAactaccgtgtgtgtgtgtgtgtgtgtgtgtgtgtgtgtgtgtgtgtgtgtgtgtgtgtgtgtgtgtgtgtgtgtgtgtgtgtgtgtgtgtgtgtgtgtgtgtgtttttttgcagaTATTCTGCTCTCGCTGCTCTTCACACTCAGCCCCGCTGCCCCGCTACGGTCAGATGAAGCCCGTGAGGGTGTGCACTCACTGCTACATGTTTCACGTCACGCCTTTCTACAGTGACAGGGCCGGAGTCTGACAGTAACTGTCACCTTGCACCAACCCGCCAACACGAGCACTCTGCGTCCAGAGCcgcagttttgtgtttgtgcgcacacatgcacatttatttaaCTTCAAAATGCGTACATTTAAACATGAGTACACTAAATCTTAAACACTACTTAATAATGCAGGCAGCCCCAAGAATAAATCAGCTTTCAAGGCACGATTGTAAAAAATGATGTAAAGATAATAAATGCATCTTAGCAAGCACAAACCCCTTCTGTCGCCCTGCAAAACGGAAGCCAAAGTATTTGTCATAGGGCTTCCCTTTTTAATCTGAactcttgttttgcttttaaagaGCATGATtcctccccccgccccctcccccgaTGCATCCTGGTCCTGGTCTTGGTGAGTCTTGCTCACTGGCCTCAGAACAGgtgccaaaataataataatcaactGCTTTCTGTCGGCTGTTAGCAGGGAAGGTTTTTTTGGTAATGGCAGCTTGACTAAGTAGTGCCAGACGTTCTATAGGGCTCAGATTTCCTTACTGAATGTAAACCATGACAAACATGAGCAACTGTGACGAGTATGAAGACAATAATATTAACACAATCCACACCATTGATTATGCCTGTGTGGTCATCATAgcacactttgtttttttattgttattgctattcttattcaaatatttttatttatgaaataatgCTGCTCTCTGTAATGTATAGGAGTGAGGCTTTGGGATATGTGGAATGGCCAAAAAAGAGTTACATGTATATATGCTGAACTTCATTAAGTGATTTTAAGTATATGATAAAAGAGCAAAATCCTTCTTGCTTTTACTGGCAATGAATGTGCATCACTGCAGACTTGGATGAGACACTGATACTGCACCTGCAACCCCTCACCAACACTGTTCTGAACTTCTGTACCAGTGTCTGAGCCTTCATCTGTTCATGACGAGCAGTGTAATTTGATTTTTCGTtctcaaatcttttttttttttttttttttttttttttttttttttttttttttcttttggagtgAGAAATGAGGaaatacatgaaatatgatCCTTATCCATTCTGATCTCTACCGCACTGGCATGGTTTTGTGGTCTAAAGATGCACCTGACCAGGTGTAAAGGACAGTGGATGAGGGGTAAACAAATAGGATTTGGGCTTTACACGGAGATGTCTATCGATATCCTTGATGTACCCCCTTCAGTACAGGCGGATACTAGCCGCCCCTTCACTGAGTTCCTCTAAATAATTTACCACAAATCAGTCATTAGTACCCccaatataaaaaaacaataaataaatacatacaccaCCCAGTCTTCTCAGGCTATAGTGTTTATGCTGGTTCGTTTTGTGCAGTTGGGTGACACAATAGAATTTTCCTTTGCTTGCAGCTGCCATATGTAATCTAGTCATGATTATTGGCTCAAGTGGCCTGCAGTGTTGGTTTTTGTTGTCACCAGAaatttatatgtataaaaaaaatcaaacttggCAATTAACACACACttaggatttatttatttgattccaattttgtaatttttagatagtttatttaaatttgatttgaaaagtAATGTGTGAGAAATGTTTACGGTAATATTATTTAGCAGAAAATTGCTTGGGAAATTAATatcaagacttttttttttttggtttgtttttgtataaagAAGGCAAATTGGCCCTTAATACATACTGTAGCTAACCCAAGGATTAAACAGATTTACAAACTACTGCTGCAAAATAGTGCTGCATTTAGAGTTGCTAAATCCCTGTAACGCCCATCCTTTCTGTATTTAATGTCCTTTTTGCCTACCTCTGCACCAATCCACTTTTTAGTTTTGTTATGCTTTTTAGTATGAGCTAACTAAGCATTTCTTGCTGTTTGTAAAATTTAGGAGTTACAGTACTTATGAAAGGAGGAAAAATATCAAGACTTTATTgatgtaatttgttttatttacattgttcATCCCAATCAGGTAAGGAGCAAAAGCCCTTATTTATAATGGGAGGCTGGCTGTCATTCTAGTTACGTGATGACAAACCTTTAGTCAGGTCGGTACCACATTGGATAAGACATACTTTACAGGCTTAACTGATCTACTGAAACACACTTTACTTACTTTATTACAGCCGATTAAGTGCGTTAACATCTGAGTTGTATGCAtgctttcatatatatatatatatatatatatatatatatatatatatattcagtgttTGCTCAAGCTTTTTAATGAAATTCACTACTTTAAATTtcaatttttgctttttgttccaTTAAGACTCACGCACAATGCTCAataagccccgccccccccccccttttgagGGCACTCTGTCTGCATAGTCACTTTATTTCATTCTAAAACCACTTGCCTTCACGTCCTCACTCACGCGATCAGATCTTGCCTCATTGCACATACCTCTGCATTAAGAATGCTGCATTCACAGAATGCTCAGAGATTTGACAATGTAGGCTGAtcgaggttttttttattagttattatttatttatttatttccttctttcctTTAGCTAGCAAGCCAGAGAGAAGTGTAAACATGCCTCAGGATATCTCATTTTTGCATCAGTATTTCCATCATTTAATAATTACATATAGCCCCCCAGATAATTGATTTTCCTAATTCTGCAGAGCTAATGTAATAATATGACAGTACAGTGTGCTTGCTATTAATACTAAATGCTGGCTCCTAAATCAGTCCTGCTTTGTCAAACCCATTGTCTGGTATCCTCAATGTTTGAGGCCCTCTTACAGCAGAACTCAATGTACGTAGTACATCAGTGGCTGCTACTGctaagctttaaaaaacaaaaaatagtaCCTCTTTATGGCTCAGTCTTTATCTTCGTATTAATCAGACAATTATTGTATTATCATCTGCAGCTGAATAACCAGCTGTCACACAGCTGGACAGCCAGTCATATCTGCTATTAGAGCTCATGGAGAACATCAAAGCCGCTCATTATtagaatacaaaatatacatgtacacGTTCGTTGCAATTAGAATGTAGGAAGCCCATGTACGGTAAAATAGGATCAAATCTTGGCAGTTGTGTTTCTGATTAGGCAGTTTTCCTAATCAATCCCTTTTTTCTCCATCGCGTTGCTTCCATTTCTGATGTCACTGCTGTTTTCCGGGATCATGTTTATATGCCGACATGACGCTAAGTAAAGGTTGCTCCACACAGACGTCCGATTTTACAGGTTGGTTTAGGTTTTGGTATCAGCCAAAAGACATCTTCCCCTGGCTGTTTGCCAGCTTGGGGCTCGTAGGGTTCACAGTGGGACTTTTACTTGCTGCCAGTCCTCAGGCCTCTATAATCACTTgagtttcatttttcattttaagtaaAAGAAGTCTGATCTAATGAgctatacaaatattttattttacaaagggCAAGAATTATGAaagtatataaatgtacaaaataactTTTTCTGTATAAAGAAAATCAGTGACACAATTGTACACACTATTTATTCAAagcttgttttgattttataatggctgtttcaatCCAATAAGACATAAGTGAACTTTTCAAAGTCTGAAATAGAGTATTTATGTCATGCCATGGGAGTAATAAatgatgtttttctttccaaaaCAAAGCGCTCGttctcttcctccccccccccacattgGGGGAGGGAAAAAGTTTCTTGTTTTGTCGTCATGTCTACTGAAGCATCTGATGCACATTAGCTGATTGTCCTGAGCTAAAAGTCTTGCTTACCTCTTTTCCTTCCAGAAGCTCATGACTCATTAACCTCTTTTGCTCATTTACAGGTGTGAAATCAAGTAATATTAGTCTGAACTCCTCGGACACACCAGTCATAACAATTTATGTGCCAGTTTATTGCTCAAGCAAAGGTCACTGCTGCCATTTCTTCTGGATAAATGCAagcatacagtatacacataAATGGCCTAATTTGCTGCTCTGGCTTCTTACCAAGATCATGTCTACCTGATTGAGACCAAGTATCAGCCTTTAAATCAGTATTTAAAAGAATATAACCAGTTGGGATCTGGAACTCAACTGTCCGCATAATGCAGCGTTACGGCAGCAGATGACATCACTGGTTGTCTTGGTAACATGGTACCAGCAGTTCATCTGGCTAGGGTCTTTTGAGGCTAAAGATTAGTGCCGTCTTCCTTCACAAGCACAGAAGCAGTTCAGAGTTGAACACTACAGAGAACCAATGACTGATTACTCACATGGGAGTCGAAGTAGACCTGGAGTCCCTCTACCCCAGTCTGAACTCTGCCTTACACCAAAAGATATCAAGTAGAAATATTGTCCATGCAATAAAATACCACAGTACTGGGCCTTGACTATGTGTAATTGGGTGCGTTATGAAAACTGATATAAAAGACATAACATTTTTACCTGTGCAgcaagaaataatattttaatgccCTGGATAAGTGATGAGGCTCCCTCTGTTAAGAGTTGTAagagtgtgtgcctgtggcaTTTGTTACATCTGCAGTACTCATTAACGGGCTAATTTCATAGAACATGGTCTTCAGTTGGTCAATAACTCAGTGTTTGCAGATTCGTTTACTGTGAGCTACATTTATGGAGGAGTATTTGTTCCtttatttatctttgtttatttaacaaatcGGTATCAAATGTATTAGAAACTATTAGAATTTTGCTGTTTGGAAAATGGCActctagagaaacaggatgtttgggacagaggtccttcagctgtgcaagcaaagtgcttctgaattagtagtagaaAGCCAGTTTACGTGTGAAAGGGTGGatgtttaaatataacattaattccatggAGGTCTagagttccaagagtgtagatctgATCTTTTCCTTAGTGTTTCCTAATTTCACTGCTGAAAGAGCAACAGCTGGCAGtacaaacagatgtgtcattaatgcagtgtccttTAGGATTAAAATGCCTTACAACTGGACACGACTTAATTCTGATGGTGGGGAGGCGTTTAACAAACCagtcagcaagccttctcttgcgTTCTCCAGCagaaagctgattacatctcttacaagtaatacaaGTAAagcccccagggggctgtggtttctgactgGGAGTATGCGGTGcacaaattggctgccgcttctcatcaggtgtgtgtgtgtggttttttttttttttttaaaggttatttataaagtgtccttgagtttgagaaaggcgctatataaatgcaactaataataataataataatgcagtaGACAAACTCCCACAGTGATGTATGAGGAAGAAGGGAGGACGACAACTGATCTTTTTgtgtcagttattttagtgcctgtgttaataaatgtacatgtagaaCATCTGGagcagttgcaggctacagtaccacagcccTTATACGAAGGGTCATTAATCTCACTCGACGAGCACGTCTTTGATGTTTTGGTCtggtctgtaggagattagtggaggatccttaaaaggGTACGTGGTCTCTGCAtcgtcctggaggattctgaagtgtttatatAATCAGCcacagttttatttgtaggttgataagtcagcaccaagAGAACACTTGTAGTCTAAACAGCATCCTTTTGTAGGTCAGTGCGTCCACATGCTTTTCTGGTGGACGtattcattctcactgcaaatgcgTTTGAGTCCGAGTAAGGGATGGAGGTTTTACAGGCCTTGGGATGTTAAGAATTGTACTGCAattgtacaagtgtgtgtgtgacacacacactcacacttctcATCTCATGCTGAGCTACATTTAACGCACTGTGAGGCCTACTGAAGGATATGCGATTGCCAGATCGCCTGTGTGCGCCTGACGATGCCCGCCACAGACACGCGCAGGCGCAGGTGTGTCGCGGGAGCTGCCAAGAAGGAGAAGCTAATGAATTAAAATGAGTTTCCCGCGGATTCCAACGCTTTACATTATGACGTATTTTTGTTGCTATTTTGTTACGCCAAATTCAAATCAAAACTGCATTCAGACATCGCGTGAGGGTAACGTCCAACGTCCGTTCACCGAAGAGGAAGGATCATGAGTCGAAACGACGACAGGCGGAGAGTTGAGGGAGTCGTTTTCTTTGTAAGTTCTTAAATAAAGGTATCTCCAGTGTAAATTCTAAACGAAAGCTTAACTAAGATGTGGGCTAGCCAAACTGTGTAGTTGTGTTAATTTTATTGCCTTTGGTTATTTTAAACGAGGTTAATTTTTATTTGCTACACAAATTACATATAGGTAAATTTCATAGCGatctaaaattaattaattctgcaGTTATTTTTCATCATAATTTCGCATGTGTGCAGGAGGCTAACATGTTAATCCACCATAACAATGTTTACTTATACCTACTTTAAAT is part of the Electrophorus electricus isolate fEleEle1 chromosome 13, fEleEle1.pri, whole genome shotgun sequence genome and encodes:
- the zfyve28 gene encoding lateral signaling target protein 2 homolog is translated as MMNRFRKWLYKPKRSDPQLLAQFYYADEELNQVASELDSLDGRKDPQRCTLLINQFRSCQDNVLNIINQIMDECIPEDRANRDFCVKFPEEIRHDNLAGQLWFGAECLAAGSIIMNREIESMAMRPLAKDLTRSLEEVRNITRDQALRDLNFYTERMRHALRHFDGLFAEFELSYVSAMVPVKSPREYYVQQEVIVLFCETVERALKLDYLTQDMIDDYEPALMFTIPRLAIVCGLVVYPDGPLNLENKPEDMSELFRPFRTLLKKIRDLLQTLTEEELTTLERSLCISQDGEFPRGPDTSSSPEPANPPSVGTESQGQEPQKELDGAADLTPCSSLVEEDGEWGEDEEKEKVLSEEVEGTDVDLACSMQYDEEEIEQLNIMVHRVGDQMSTLLSPPSQRPSPSHQPQTPQGSDPGGSGASSSTESSPRHVPGPYRGEDERVFFMDDLEGLGGGGCRVASAGDGHEGQRAVPTSPAHTSPAASTTCNGWMTACQSNGSIGKSSQCDDPCSELVVTSDMLPLVNSWAGSQEDGGVETAEVIAHRTGGMKLSATVIFNPRSPSLSDLAVVLPNPPDSPTAPQGAALVATHCLLNSCVCCAAGCVDGRDDPVATETGASGGSEPVSLDKCKLAVTSSVIQSAVGSSSVVKGDASMPLHHPPTLQAGEEEEEEEGESLSQSSCCEKCLGSSASTTPSQDGDSGERGTGDGCPSWDRACKGVTGTGANEREDKRSKEEDRKSSSLLESPPSSGTSSDCESVSVTTCSLSSACTPSSGSSLTTSTEMLEDLDHQEVQIALQAARLAAHNKIRSRFHSSSDLIHRLFVCISGVADQLQTNYASDLRSILKTLFEVMATKCEQGDSEKQKKGSRVGSARLEDCALCQESMSSSELAAKARNGQFEDPPEWVPDEACSSCVSCKAPFTVIRRKHHCRSCGKIFCSRCSSHSAPLPRYGQMKPVRVCTHCYMFHVTPFYSDRAGV